In one Gadus morhua chromosome 15, gadMor3.0, whole genome shotgun sequence genomic region, the following are encoded:
- the pprc1 gene encoding peroxisome proliferator-activated receptor gamma coactivator-related protein 1 — translation MAARWGAGEELLTACNLDYFATDTLHEDVDLDTGETLEAFEGCLGPSILSMFEDVPTGEVKGLDDESEATLLTALTEILDNVDDETLSPFDMLPDSDLLSGQRAREHSPLRRLLCLSRSPPEKDTICNMRTLSSGKSLPRPPAGSVQRSDGEEEDDGSLSQSPTRLLSSPDQELLDWGGLSLPLPFSIESEDDTEGLSVSLGDLVRHMHPYCMAVCVDNGEGEQMLPEGGILLEVVDQGEHGEPILAIPDLGLPLALLQNTLEMEQHVPDESDRAATESCEEIVVDDTTTTGAEMKAEIIAASVLHREKANCERNKKHKAPRIKEIREKSPPRRKRDRKVRTLPEPVEGRILRSGVSRNAADELQQKLKKTIKVKKSVPLVTDVSDSTCTSSKHKSLNACQKPTEVTKLSLPRENRVNTKAVTARNSVPVRASPVRSPPSRPIPTVALIPPSEGARPAASPTKQEVLSPAVTAAHPIPGVVPVSTDSCSSADAPTTPEALQTNGTADQPAAPEGDHVPAAAPEPKPKSLSLAEYRRLRQQKKPAPIEKQEGNSTRWPSLQEPPKELPPIPCLPDPSPQETRRPAPASGKKEVEEVKPAWQPTGPGAPPTPEALLAPPAYMVASSTKAGAATLIFKRQQQSVPHPPQHRAAAAGSSPVKSSSPGPQPNASPEKPCVPRNSVPTPTPCSKPSESKPARPPSQPVTPSSLVGSAMPAKATSESLRTIAAPMSAKIAANANAQVGPKTPAATSGSDPVAAASKFANSAGVRAQPCLAVQASNPSQDMKALPVKAGAQQYGPTSVPPMKKKTASQALIEAFTSEIGIEAADLTSLLEQFEETQAKEKRCVPEVSGRAVTVGNSSVVLPAEKTAVERVKANDLSSSAALTPPATPPQQRWKPLAPVSLLGKSRASRPTPTKVIRIEAQPLPSVKGRSTPATLAPAPEWALMDHDYCLPSSTAPPGDHGQRWNVKQQPNITIRAVTQLQAATTGPPGPAPPRTTTPAPATGPPEAPLKKAPPPPADPALSCSALETPDASPARPESPRPECTGRSHRRRSESRSPGPRTFPKERKRGRSSKRLAPRPASSSESDCNSSRSRSRSPPAKKYRARHSESSSSSSSCSSRSSSRSPPRRRRYSYSSSRSGSWSRSRSRSRSPQRSAEWQRNVYSPSYRPTYRHTSVESSEDVKRRKQQAIDERRVVYVGRIRGTMTQNELRERFSIYGEIEDCTLHFREQGDNYGFVTYYDTKNAFTAIENGGKLRKPDELPFDLCFGGRRQFCKTSYADLDSNKEYDSLPSKGKFHALDFDTLLKQAKKTQKR, via the exons ATGGCGGCTCGGTGGGGAGCAGGCGAGGAACTATTAACAGCCTGCAATTTGGATTATTTCGCTACTGATACACTACACGAG GATGTGGATCTGGACACTGGCGAAACCTTGGAGGCCTTTGAAGGATGTTTAGGCCCGTCAATCCTTTCCATGTTCGAAGATGTTCCAACAGGAGAG GTGAAGGGCCTTGACGATGAGAGCGAGGCGACGCTGCTGACCGCCCTGACAGAGATCCTGGATAATGTGGACGATGAGACCCTCTCTCCGTTCGACATGCTCCCAGACTCTGACCTGCTGTCGGGTCAAAGGGCCAGGGAGCACTCTCCG ctgCGGAGACTGCTGTGTCTGTCCCGTTCCCCTCCCGAGAAGGACACAATCTGCAACATGAGAACACTGTCATCTGGCAAG AGCCTGCCCAGGCCCCCAGCCGGCTCGGTCCAGAGGAGtgacggcgaggaggaggacgacggctCCCTCTCACAGAGTCCCACCAGGCTGCTCTCCTCTCCGGACCAGGAGCTGCTGGACTGGGGCGGCCTGTCCCTcccactgcccttctccatTGAGTCGGAGGACGACACGGAGGGGCTCTCTGTGAGCCTGGGAGACCTGGTCAGGCACATGCACCCCTACTGCATGGCCGTCTGTGTGGACAACGGAGAGGGGGAGCAGATGCTGCCCGAAGGAGGGATCCTACTGGAAGTGGTGGACCAGGGGGAGCACGGGGAGCCCATCCTGGCCATCCCAGACCTGGGTCTGCCTCTGGCGCTGCTGCAGAACACTTTAGAGATGGAGCAACACGTTCCAGACGAATCCGACCGGGCTGCTACCGAAAGCTGTGAGGAGATTGTTGTTGACGACACGACCACCACCGGCGCGGAAATGAAAGCTGAGATCATTGCCGCGTCGGTCCTGCACAGAGAGAAAGCCAATTGTGAGCGGAATAAGAAACACAAAGCGCCCAGGATAAAGGAGATCAGGGAGAAAAGCCCACCCAGGAGGAAAAGGGACCGTAAGGTACGAACTCTGCCTGAGCCGGTTGAAGGAAGGATACTCCGCAGCGGCGTTTCAAGGAACGCAGCCGACGAGTTGcaacaaaaactaaaaaaaacaataaaagtaaAGAAAAGTGTGCCACTTGTTACCGATGTCTCCGATTCGACCTGCACCTCTTCCAAACATAAGAGCCTCAACGCATGCCAGAAACCCACAGAAGTCACCAAATTGTCACTGCCCCGGGAGAATCGAGTTAATACAAAAGCAGTGACTGCCCGAAACTCAGTCCCAGTCAGGGCATCCCCTGTCAGAAGCCCACCGAGCCGTCCCATCCCCACGGTCGCCCTCATTCCACCCAGTGAAGGGGCCCGGCCGGCGGCGTCCCCTACCAAACAGGAAGTCTTATCTCCAGCTGTAACCGCAGCGCATCCCATCCCCGGTGTTGTTCCTGTGTCAACGGATAGCTGCTCCTCTGCTGATGCTCCTACCACACCTGAAGCATTACAAACCAACGGCACGGCAGATCAGCCTGCTGCCCCTGAAGGCGACCACGTCCCCGCTGCTGCTCCAGAGCCTAAACCCAAGTCCCTGAGCCTGGCCGAGTACCGCCGGCTCCGGCAGCAGAAGAAGCCCGCTCCCATCGAGAAGCAGGAGGGCAACAGCACCAGGTGGCCCAGCCTCCAGGAACCCCCCAAAGAGCTGCCTCCCATCCCCTGCCTGCCCGACCCGAGCCCCCAGGAGACCCGCCGCCCGGCCCCCGCCTCGGggaagaaggaggtggaggaggtgaagcctGCGTGGCAGCCCACGGGGCCCGGCGCGCCCCCTACACCTGAGGCGCTGCTCGCCCCTCCCGCCTACATGGTGGCGTCCTCCACCAAGGCCGGGGCCGCCACCCTGATCTTCAAACGGCAACAACAATCGGTACCTCACCCCCCACAGCACCGTGCTGCTGCCGCCGGCTCCAGTCCTGTGAAGAGCTCCTCTCCGGGGCCGCAGCCCAACGCATCACCTGAGAAGCCTTGTGTGCCTCGGAACTCTGTCCCTACCCCAACGCCTTGCTCCAAACCCTCAGAGAGCAAGCCTGCAAGGCCCCCATCTCAGCCTGTAACTCCTAGCAGCTTGGTTGGCAGTGCAATGCCCGCCAAGGCCACTTCAGAGTCCCTCAGGACGATCGCTGCTCCCATGTCTGCCAAGATTGCCGCCAATGCAAATGCACAAGTGGGGCCTAAGACGCCCGCTGCTACCTCAGGGAGTGACCCGGTTGCGGCTGCTAGTAAGTTTGCCAATTCTGCAGGTGTCCGTGCCCAGCCTTGTTTAGCGGTCCAAGCTTCTAATCCATCCCAGGATATGAAGGCACTCCCTGTCAAGGCTGGAGCTCAACAGTACGGCCCAACGTCGGTCCCACCGATGAAAAAAAAGACTGCATCACAAGCACTAATCGAGGCCTTCACTAGTGAGATTG GCATTGAAGCTGCAGATTTAACCAGTCTGTTGGAGCAGTTTGAAGAAACGCAAG CCAAAGAGAAGCGGTGTGTGCCGGAGGTCTCTGGTAGAGCAGTAACTGTAGGAAACTCTAG TGTTGTGTTACCAGCAGAGAAAACTGCTGTCGAACGTGTGAAGGCAAACGACCTCTCGAGCTCCGCAG CACTGACCCCTCCGGCTACCCCCCCCCAGCAGAGGTGGAAGCCTCTGGCCCCCGTCTCCCTTCTTGGCAAAAGCAGGGCCTCCCGGCCCACCCCCACCAAGGTGATCCGGATAGAGGCTCAGCCTCTTCCCTCAGTGAAGGGCCGCAGTACCCCCGCCACCCTCGCCCCCGCCCCTGAATGGGCCCTGATGGACCACGACTACTGCCTCCCCAGCAGCACGGCGCCCCCTGGTGACCACGGCCAGCGCTGGAACGTCAAGCAGCAGCCTAACATCACCATCAGAGCCGTGACACAACTCCAGGCAGCCACTACAGGGCCcccgggccccgcccctccccgtACCACTACACCCGCTCCGGCGACGGGACCCCCAGAGGCCCCGCTGAAGaaggcccccccgccgcccgccGACCCGGCCCTGAGCTGCTCGGCCCTGGAGACCCCCGACGCCTCCCCCGCCCGGCCCGAGAGCCCCAGGCCGGAGTGCACGGGGCGGTCCCACCGCAGACGCTCCGAGTCTCGCTCGCCCGGTCCCCGCACCTTCcccaaagagaggaagaggggccgGTCCAGCAAACGACTGGCACCGCGGCCCGCCAGCTCCTCCGAGTCCGACTGCAACTCCTCCAGGTCCAGGTCTCGATCCCCGCCCGCCAAAAA ATATCGTGCTCGTCACTCCGAGAGCAGCTCCAGCTCCTCGTCGTGTTCCTCGCGGtcctcctctcgctcccctccgaggagaaggaggtacTCCTACTCCTCATCGCGATCTGGCTCCTGGAGCAGGTCCCGCTCTCGTTCCCGGTCTCCACAGAGAAGCGCTGAGTGGCAACGAAATGTTTACAG TCCTTCTTACAGGCCAACCTACCGACACACGTCAGTGGAGAGTTCTGAGGATGTGAAGAGACGTAAACAACAAGCCATT GATGAGCGCAGGGTGGTCTACGTGGGTCGAATCCGGGGCACGATGACCCAAAATGAACTGAGGGAGCGGTTCTCTATATACGGAGAGATTGAGGACTGCACCTTGCACTTTAGGGAACAGGG AGACAACTATGGGTTTGTGACTTATTATGACACAAAGAATGCCTTCACGGCCATAGAGAATGGAGGCAAGCTCCGCAAGCCTGACGAACTGCCGTTTGATCTCTGTTTTGGTGGAAGGAGACAGTTCTGCAAGACCAGCTATGCAGACTTGG ATTCAAATAAAGAGTATGACTCCTTGCCTTCTAAGGGCAAGTTCCATGCACTAGACTTTGACACTTTATTGAAGCAGGCCAAGAAAACCCAGAAGAGGTAA